A window of the Oncorhynchus mykiss isolate Arlee chromosome 15, USDA_OmykA_1.1, whole genome shotgun sequence genome harbors these coding sequences:
- the zic4 gene encoding zinc finger protein ZIC 4 — MNMNALGSPMMDPTISKRNTALRLVDLVGAHHHHHHHHHTPQSVTGFPGFSSHPHSMAHSHPGEITAKPRLGPSPFGPEHMGHSAALKISPAHHYPHHHHHHNHHMAGHSEVVSSQTGAFGPVQAATVPYSMSHTAQALSAAAGRDFLIRRDLTAQAMPVLTDQSPGSTSHHGMFVSTTGSYPGHYGHHPDAGSHALFSGLHHEQSSSGAPGGQAMNGQIRLGIPSEMYVRSDHLSQVASSRADPFSASTLHGYGGLNHLNMNLGAQHHGAGAFFRYMRQPIKQELICKWHEPELSPKKLCSKTYSTMHELVTHVTVEHVGGPEMANHICFWEECPREGKPFKAKYKLVNHIRVHTGEKPFPCPFPGCGKVFARSENLKIHKRTHTGEKPFKCEFDGCDRRFANSSDRKKHSHVHTSDKPYNCKVRGCDKSYTHPSSLRKHMKVHCKSPPPSSGYESSTPSLVSPSLDLGREPGSSSLSEPAASSQPANLREWYVCHSSGASGIQTPPSGSSSPDSEDEALYRHPEPRDAF; from the exons ATGAACATGAATGCTTTGGGAAGCCCTATGATGGACCCTACGATTTCCAAACGGAACACGGCGCTGAGATTAGTTGACTTGGTAGGGGcgcaccaccatcaccatcatcaccaccatacCCCTCAGAGCGTGACAGGCTTCCCGGGGTTCAGCAGCCATCCACACTCAATGGCTCACTCGCACCCTGGGGAGATTACTGCGAAACCCCGCCTGGGGCCGAGTCCATTTGGGCCAGAACACATGGGGCACTCCGCGGCCCTCAAAATCAGCCCagcccatcattacccacaccaccatcaccaccacaatCATCATATGGCAGGCCACAGTGAAGTGGTCTCCAGTCAAACGGGAGCTTTTGGCCCGGTGCAGGCGGCGACCGTCCCTTATTCCATGTCCCACACGGCCCAGGCGTTATCCGCAGCCGCAGGTAGGGATTTCCTCATTCGGAGGGATCTGACAGCTCAAGCCATGCCGGTACTGACCGACCAGAGCCCCGGTTCAACCTCTCATCACGGAATGTTTGTCTCAACAACAGGTAGCTATCCTGGACACTACGGTCATCACCCTGATGCTGGTAGCCATGCCCTCTTCTCCGGACTCCACCATGAGCAGTCATCTAGCGGAGCACCAGGTGGCCAAGCCATGAATGGACAAATACGGTTAGGAATACCTAGCGAAATGTACGTTAGGTCTGATCACTTGAGTCAAGTGGCGAGCTCCAGGGCTGATCCGTTCTCCGCCTCGACATTACATGGCTACGGCGGTCTGAACCATCTGAACATGAACCTCGGCGCTCAGCATCACGGAGCCGGTGCATTCTTCCGCTACATGAGGCAGCCAATAAAGCAAGAACTCATCTGCAAGTGGCATGAACCGGAACTGTCGCCGAAGAAACTCTGCTCAAAAACTTACAGCACGATGCACGAGCTGGTAACTCATGTGACGGTGGAGCATGTCGGTGGCCCGGAGATGGCTAACCATATCTGCTTCTGGGAAGAGTGTCCCAGAGAAGGAAAGCCATTTAAAGCCAAGTACAAACTGGTAAATCATATCAGAGTGCACACCGGAGAGAAACCATTCCCATGTCCTTTCCCCGGCTGTGGAAAAGTATTTGCTCGATCGGAAAACCTGAAGATCCACAAGAGGACTCACACAG GTGAGAAACCCTTCAAATGTGAGTTTGACGGCTGCGACCGACGTTTCGCCAACAGCAGTGACCGGAAGAAGCACTCCCACGTGCACACCAGCGATAAGCCCTACAACTGCAAAGTGAGAGGCTGTGACAAATCCTACACACACCCCAGCTCGCTCCGAAAACACATGAAAGTCCACTGCAAGTCTCCGCCACCGAGCTCTGGCTACGAGTCATCAACCCCGTCATTGGTGTCCCCATCATTGGACTTAGGCCGAGAGCCAGGGTCTTCGTCGCTCTCGGAACCAGCAGCCTCGTCCCAGCCCGCCAATTTAAGAGAGTGGTACGTCTGTCATAGTTCTGGTGCCAGCGGCATTCAGACACCCCCCAGCGGCTCCTCAAGCCCTGATTCCGAGGATGAGGCCCTCTACAGACACCCAGAGCCAAGGGACGCGTTCTAA